In Holophagales bacterium, one DNA window encodes the following:
- a CDS encoding beta-propeller fold lactonase family protein produces the protein MQLLEVHRQGVNGVVGLGGANSVAVSPDGRHVYVADHDNPLFGGTVTIFARDEATGRLVFAGTANDAVSGVDVLMGVVDVFVSPDGKNVYASGAGYGPWSYNDRIVVFERDPASGALSVVEVETGGVGGPSVANVRGPFVSPDGRSVYAATSNADSIVVWDRDPGTGELDYRQTLRDGHGGIDGLFGGTAIAVSPDGRHVYGVGILDHSISAFSRDAQTGELSFVDFYRDGVDGVDGLAGVYKLAVSPDGKNVYGAGTEDNALAVFARDPVTGRLVFLEAQRDGMAGAFGMVRTNAVAVSSDGGYVYSKGLGTLVVFERDANDGRLTFRQAFVDGVGGVDGLAGGSDVTASADGRNVYVAGHDDNALVVFSHANGEPTANAGSDQLLPAGADCRAQVSLDGSGSSDPDGDSLTFAWQSDSGLTATGATPSILVPLGRHEFTLEVRDGRGGSAVDASVVSIVDLAPPVAGAVTATPAYLWPPNHKMVLVSVSVVAADACDARPLCAIADVASNRPASGGGGSNSGPDWQIASASTVWLRAERTASLGDRSYSIGVVCRDSSGNSVRRTTTVTVAQSQGH, from the coding sequence TTGCAACTGCTCGAAGTGCATCGCCAGGGAGTGAATGGGGTAGTCGGTCTCGGCGGGGCGAACTCGGTGGCGGTGAGCCCGGACGGTCGCCATGTCTACGTCGCCGATCACGACAACCCGCTCTTCGGTGGCACGGTGACCATCTTCGCGCGAGACGAAGCGACCGGGCGGCTCGTCTTCGCCGGCACGGCGAACGACGCTGTTTCCGGGGTCGACGTCCTGATGGGCGTCGTCGACGTCTTCGTCAGTCCCGACGGGAAGAACGTCTACGCGTCGGGCGCCGGCTACGGTCCATGGAGCTACAACGATCGGATCGTCGTCTTCGAGCGAGATCCGGCGAGCGGGGCTCTCTCCGTCGTCGAGGTCGAGACCGGGGGCGTCGGTGGCCCGTCCGTGGCCAATGTCCGCGGCCCGTTCGTGAGCCCGGATGGGAGATCGGTGTACGCTGCGACGAGCAACGCCGACAGCATCGTCGTCTGGGATCGCGATCCGGGCACCGGTGAGCTCGACTACCGGCAGACGCTGCGCGACGGCCACGGCGGAATCGACGGGCTCTTCGGCGGAACGGCGATCGCCGTGAGCCCGGACGGGCGACACGTCTATGGCGTCGGCATCCTCGACCATTCGATTTCCGCCTTCTCGCGCGACGCGCAAACCGGTGAGCTCTCCTTCGTCGATTTCTACCGGGACGGTGTCGACGGAGTGGACGGGTTGGCGGGCGTCTACAAGCTTGCCGTGAGCCCGGACGGGAAGAACGTCTACGGGGCGGGGACGGAGGACAACGCCCTCGCGGTCTTCGCGCGCGATCCGGTGACCGGCCGGCTGGTGTTTCTCGAGGCCCAGCGCGACGGGATGGCTGGCGCCTTCGGGATGGTCCGCACGAACGCCGTGGCCGTCAGCTCGGACGGTGGCTACGTGTACTCCAAGGGCCTGGGGACTCTCGTCGTGTTCGAGCGAGACGCGAACGACGGGCGGCTCACCTTCCGCCAGGCGTTCGTCGATGGTGTCGGTGGAGTGGACGGCCTGGCCGGCGGCTCCGACGTCACCGCCAGTGCGGACGGTCGGAACGTGTACGTGGCCGGTCACGACGACAACGCGCTCGTCGTCTTCTCGCACGCCAACGGGGAGCCGACGGCCAATGCCGGAAGCGATCAGCTGTTGCCCGCCGGCGCGGACTGTCGCGCTCAGGTGTCGCTCGACGGGAGTGGATCGTCCGACCCGGACGGAGATTCACTCACCTTCGCGTGGCAGAGCGACAGCGGCCTGACCGCGACGGGAGCGACGCCGTCGATCCTCGTTCCCCTGGGGAGGCACGAGTTCACGCTGGAAGTGAGGGATGGTCGAGGAGGGAGCGCCGTCGACGCGTCGGTCGTTTCGATCGTGGACCTGGCGCCGCCGGTCGCCGGGGCGGTCACTGCCACGCCGGCGTATCTCTGGCCACCGAACCACAAGATGGTGCTGGTGTCCGTGTCCGTAGTTGCTGCTGACGCCTGCGACGCCCGTCCGTTGTGTGCGATCGCGGACGTCGCTTCGAACCGGCCGGCGAGCGGCGGAGGGGGCAGCAACAGCGGTCCTGACTGGCAGATCGCCAGCGCTTCGACGGTCTGGCTGCGCGCCGAGCGAACTGCGAGCCTCGGTGATCGTTCCTACTCGATCGGCGTGGTCTGCCGGGACTCGTCTGGGAACTCGGTGCGAAGGACGACGACCGTCACGGTGGCTCAGAGCCAGGGCCACTGA
- a CDS encoding alpha/beta fold hydrolase: MKLQVNGIDLAYDVHGSAGRPWVVMIHGFPFTRATWSAQAAALGGEFRVLTWDLRGLGESGLGPLPQPLEAYVDDLLGLMDALGIRQAGLVGLSMGGYIALRAVQRAPERFRALALCDTRSDPDSDEGKLGRAAAIKTLHAGGLDGFVTAMLPKLLRRPESAAGRELLALMRSNHAAGMANALAAMQGRTDITPALASFALPTLVIVGREDALTPPALSEAIVAKIPGARLAVLDDAAHVSNLEAPAAFDAALLAFLREAAIPAAA; this comes from the coding sequence ATGAAGCTGCAGGTGAACGGCATCGATCTCGCCTACGACGTGCACGGCTCCGCGGGTCGCCCGTGGGTCGTGATGATCCATGGCTTTCCCTTCACTCGCGCCACCTGGTCGGCGCAGGCGGCTGCACTCGGCGGGGAGTTCCGCGTGTTGACCTGGGACCTGCGCGGGCTCGGCGAGAGCGGCCTCGGTCCGCTGCCGCAGCCGCTCGAGGCCTATGTCGACGACCTGCTCGGCCTGATGGATGCGCTCGGCATTCGACAGGCCGGGCTCGTCGGTCTCTCGATGGGCGGCTACATCGCGCTGCGTGCGGTGCAACGCGCGCCCGAGCGCTTCCGTGCGCTCGCCCTCTGCGACACGCGCTCCGATCCCGACAGCGACGAGGGCAAGCTCGGTCGCGCTGCCGCGATCAAGACCCTGCACGCCGGCGGGCTCGACGGGTTCGTCACCGCGATGCTGCCGAAGCTGCTGCGTCGCCCCGAATCGGCCGCCGGCCGTGAGCTGCTCGCCCTGATGCGGAGCAACCATGCGGCCGGCATGGCCAACGCGCTCGCCGCGATGCAAGGCCGCACCGACATCACCCCGGCGCTCGCCTCGTTCGCGCTGCCGACGCTGGTGATCGTCGGCCGCGAGGACGCGCTCACCCCGCCCGCCCTGTCCGAGGCGATAGTGGCGAAGATCCCCGGGGCACGCCTCGCGGTGCTGGACGACGCCGCCCACGTGAGCAATCTCGAGGCGCCCGCGGCGTTCGATGCGGCGCTGCTCGCCTTCCTCCGCGAGGCCGCGATTCCGGCGGCGGCCTGA
- a CDS encoding cupin domain-containing protein: protein MSDERLPPTSSPAPVDLATARHYPWGDGCDGWHLLATPELSVIRERMPSGPAEVRHRHAHAQQFFFVLAGRLTIDLAGVERSLLPGQGQSIPAGVPHQVVNRDDSPAELLVVSQPPSHGDRIV from the coding sequence ATGAGCGACGAACGCCTCCCGCCCACCTCCTCACCCGCACCGGTCGACCTCGCGACGGCGCGCCACTACCCCTGGGGCGACGGCTGTGACGGCTGGCATCTGCTGGCAACACCCGAGCTCTCGGTGATCCGCGAACGGATGCCGTCCGGACCCGCCGAGGTGCGTCACCGACACGCGCACGCTCAACAGTTCTTCTTCGTGCTCGCCGGCCGGCTGACGATCGACCTGGCCGGCGTCGAGCGCTCGCTCCTCCCGGGCCAGGGCCAGTCGATCCCAGCCGGCGTGCCGCACCAGGTCGTCAACCGCGACGACTCCCCCGCCGAGCTCCTCGTCGTCTCCCAACCACCGAGCCACGGCGACCGGATCGTTTGA
- a CDS encoding alkene reductase — MTTSLFSTYRLGDLRLKNRIVMAPMTRSRAVRNVPNDLMATYYAQRTGAGLIVTEGVSPSPNGLGYARIPGLFNAEQVAGWKKVTAAVHARSGRIFAQLMHTGRVSHPANQPAGAEVVAPSAIAMNGTMFTDGQGMQPYPTPRAMTTADIAHATAEYAHAARLAIEAGFDGIEVHGANGYLVDQFLNPASNQRTDDYGGTPAARNRFALLVCQAIAAAIGASRTGIRLSPYGAFNDLVPFPGLEEQYRALAAELGELKLAYIHIVDHSSMGAPEVTRSVKEGIRDAFGGTIIVSGGMDRAKAEAALAEGLGQLVAFGRPFIANPDLVQRLELGAPLAAPNPATFYTPGATGYTDYPTLDAS, encoded by the coding sequence ATGACGACTTCGCTCTTCAGCACCTACCGGCTCGGCGACCTGCGATTGAAGAATCGCATCGTCATGGCGCCGATGACCCGCTCCCGCGCCGTTCGCAACGTGCCGAACGACCTGATGGCGACCTACTACGCCCAGCGCACCGGCGCCGGGCTGATCGTCACCGAAGGGGTCTCGCCGTCGCCGAACGGGCTCGGCTACGCGCGCATCCCGGGGCTCTTCAACGCCGAGCAGGTGGCGGGCTGGAAGAAGGTGACCGCCGCGGTGCACGCGCGGAGCGGGCGGATCTTCGCCCAGCTCATGCACACCGGCCGCGTGTCGCACCCTGCCAACCAGCCGGCGGGGGCCGAAGTCGTCGCGCCGTCGGCGATCGCGATGAACGGCACGATGTTCACCGACGGCCAGGGGATGCAGCCCTATCCGACGCCGCGGGCGATGACGACGGCCGACATCGCCCACGCGACCGCGGAGTACGCCCACGCCGCCCGGCTGGCGATCGAGGCGGGCTTCGACGGCATCGAAGTGCACGGCGCCAACGGCTACCTGGTCGACCAGTTCCTGAATCCGGCCTCGAACCAGCGCACCGACGACTACGGCGGCACGCCGGCAGCGCGCAACCGCTTCGCGCTGCTGGTCTGCCAGGCGATCGCCGCGGCGATCGGCGCCAGCCGCACGGGGATCCGCCTGTCGCCCTACGGCGCCTTCAACGACCTCGTCCCCTTCCCCGGTCTCGAAGAGCAGTATCGCGCGCTGGCCGCCGAGCTCGGCGAGCTGAAGCTCGCCTACATCCACATCGTCGATCACTCCTCGATGGGCGCGCCCGAGGTGACCCGCTCGGTCAAGGAGGGGATCCGCGACGCCTTCGGCGGCACGATCATCGTGAGCGGCGGGATGGATCGCGCGAAGGCCGAGGCGGCGCTGGCCGAGGGGCTCGGTCAACTCGTCGCCTTCGGGCGGCCGTTCATCGCCAACCCCGACCTCGTGCAACGCCTCGAGCTCGGCGCCCCGCTGGCCGCGCCGAACCCGGCGACCTTCTACACCCCGGGCGCCACGGGCTACACCGACTACCCCACGCTCGACGCGTCGTAG
- a CDS encoding slipin family protein → MSFLKMIRVRFGERVVVFRDGLPVELLKPGRYLRGAFGGGLEALRLSTRDTWVETAWLPEIARAGLLEGEALVLDLGDRERALVRVDGRYVGVRGKGVSAVWTVDRRVEVERFEIGFSLGRDREPDASRPSFRLDHPSLPLIVELPGARQELDVTLVPNGSVGLVYRDGRLLVELGELPAGLVAFWKGTGKFQVLAVDRREQVLDVSGQEILTADKVTLRVNTLVVYRVVDAGKAVSTVEAYGQALYRHTQLALRAVVGTRELEALLAGKDEVVRELEAMLVGRATELGLEVREAGIRDLILPGEMKEILNRVVAARKQAEAALVTRREETAAMRMQANTARIFESSPTLLKLRELEVLEKVAEKANLTVVLGDGGLADRVLKLV, encoded by the coding sequence ATGTCGTTCCTGAAGATGATCCGCGTGCGATTCGGCGAGCGCGTCGTGGTCTTCCGCGACGGACTGCCGGTCGAGCTGCTCAAGCCGGGCCGCTACCTGCGCGGCGCGTTCGGCGGCGGCCTCGAGGCGCTGCGTCTGTCGACCCGCGACACCTGGGTCGAGACGGCGTGGCTCCCCGAGATCGCGCGTGCCGGCCTGCTCGAGGGCGAAGCACTCGTGCTCGACCTCGGCGACCGCGAGCGTGCACTGGTGCGCGTCGACGGCCGCTACGTCGGCGTGCGCGGCAAGGGCGTGTCGGCGGTGTGGACGGTCGACCGGCGCGTCGAGGTCGAGCGGTTCGAGATCGGCTTCTCGCTCGGTCGCGACCGGGAGCCCGACGCGAGCCGGCCGAGCTTTCGGCTCGACCACCCGTCCCTGCCACTGATCGTCGAGCTGCCGGGCGCACGCCAGGAGCTCGACGTGACGCTGGTGCCGAACGGCTCGGTCGGCCTGGTCTACCGTGACGGTCGTCTGCTCGTCGAGCTCGGCGAGCTGCCGGCCGGCCTGGTGGCGTTCTGGAAGGGCACGGGCAAGTTCCAGGTGCTCGCGGTCGACCGGCGCGAACAGGTGCTCGACGTCTCGGGTCAGGAGATCCTGACCGCCGACAAGGTGACGCTGCGGGTCAACACCCTCGTCGTCTACCGCGTCGTCGATGCCGGCAAGGCGGTCTCGACCGTCGAAGCCTACGGCCAAGCGCTCTACCGCCACACGCAGCTCGCGCTGCGCGCGGTGGTGGGCACGCGCGAGCTCGAAGCTCTCCTCGCCGGCAAGGACGAGGTGGTGCGAGAGCTCGAGGCGATGCTCGTCGGGCGGGCCACCGAGCTCGGCCTCGAGGTCCGCGAGGCCGGCATCCGCGACCTGATCCTGCCGGGCGAGATGAAGGAGATCCTCAACCGCGTCGTCGCGGCGCGCAAGCAGGCGGAGGCAGCGCTCGTCACCCGGCGTGAAGAGACGGCGGCCATGCGCATGCAGGCCAACACGGCGCGGATCTTCGAGTCGAGCCCGACGCTGCTCAAGCTGCGCGAGCTCGAGGTTCTCGAGAAGGTCGCCGAGAAGGCGAACCTCACCGTGGTCCTCGGCGACGGCGGCCTCGCCGATCGCGTGCTCAAGCTCGTCTGA
- a CDS encoding DUF86 domain-containing protein produces MIRSAVERQLEIVGEACNQLARLDPETGARIPELGRLVAFRNVLAHGDAIVDDRLVWDLVQAKLPQLAKVLADLLAE; encoded by the coding sequence CTGATTCGCTCGGCCGTCGAGCGGCAGCTCGAGATCGTCGGCGAAGCCTGCAACCAGCTCGCTCGACTCGACCCCGAGACGGGAGCGCGCATCCCCGAGCTCGGTCGCCTGGTCGCGTTCCGCAATGTCCTCGCCCACGGTGACGCGATCGTCGACGATCGACTCGTCTGGGACCTCGTCCAAGCCAAGCTCCCCCAGCTCGCCAAGGTTCTCGCCGACCTCTTGGCCGAGTAG
- a CDS encoding nucleotidyltransferase domain-containing protein — MHQLIEAELTEVAALCRRYGARRLELFGSATRRDFDLATSDIDLLVDLDPPPSLGYADAYFGLKEALEKLFARPVDLVSRAAVRNPYFRREIESSRRLLDAA, encoded by the coding sequence ATGCACCAGCTCATCGAAGCAGAACTGACGGAGGTCGCGGCGCTCTGCCGCCGCTACGGCGCCCGCCGGCTCGAGCTCTTCGGCTCGGCCACTCGGCGGGATTTCGACCTGGCGACGAGCGACATCGACCTGCTCGTCGACCTCGATCCGCCTCCCAGCCTGGGTTACGCCGACGCCTACTTCGGGCTCAAGGAGGCGCTCGAGAAGCTCTTCGCGCGCCCCGTCGACCTGGTGAGCCGCGCTGCCGTTCGCAATCCCTACTTCCGGCGCGAGATCGAATCGTCGCGCCGCTTGCTCGATGCAGCCTGA
- a CDS encoding PLP-dependent aminotransferase family protein yields MTVQTLGGLWLDRTSGTTLQDQLAHHLKELIQSGVLAPGDELPSTREMATRLGISRNTAVNAYERLLGEGYLESASRSGVFVSSSISLSRHSTWPMRARPTGSRPSAPPVAVPLGSPAPFRPSQPDVSLFPLRVWNRLRARALRQEGASLLHYQAPCVAGLPALRQNVAAYLRDHRGVRCDWRQVVITAGSQQALYILAAQLLAARDPVYVEDPGYVEARMAFRRAGGRIVPGAVDDQGLTLPTRASGSIQVIYTTPSRQFPTGVSLSLPRRLALIDFAGRTKAWVIEDDYDSELRYGAAPLPSLQSLDRSGRVIYVGTFSKLLFPSLRLGYVVVPEPLVEGFVELKHLLDDHLPLVDQATLALFLESGAFYTHIRRCRRAYAERQQLFLALCAKAGLPLEFPYTDGGMNLAGLLPEGELDAAIAARLREAGLDVPPLSQYAIQAGRPGLVFGFTAFAPATIRKSFDTLTRLLGEPPRRAAGR; encoded by the coding sequence ATGACCGTCCAGACCCTCGGCGGACTCTGGCTCGACCGCACCTCCGGCACGACGCTGCAGGATCAGCTGGCACACCACCTCAAGGAGCTGATCCAGAGCGGCGTCCTCGCGCCGGGCGACGAGCTGCCGTCGACGCGCGAGATGGCGACGCGCCTCGGCATCTCGCGCAACACCGCGGTGAACGCCTACGAGCGGCTGCTCGGTGAGGGCTACCTCGAATCCGCGTCGCGCTCCGGGGTCTTCGTCAGCTCGTCGATCTCGCTGTCGCGGCACTCGACCTGGCCGATGCGCGCGCGGCCGACGGGGAGCCGCCCGAGCGCTCCGCCGGTGGCCGTGCCGCTCGGGTCGCCGGCGCCGTTCCGCCCCAGTCAGCCGGACGTCTCGCTCTTCCCGCTGCGGGTGTGGAACCGCCTGCGCGCCCGCGCGCTGCGTCAGGAGGGGGCGAGCCTGCTGCACTACCAGGCCCCGTGCGTCGCCGGTCTCCCGGCGCTGCGCCAGAACGTCGCCGCCTACCTGCGCGACCATCGTGGCGTGCGCTGCGACTGGCGACAGGTGGTGATCACCGCCGGCTCGCAGCAGGCGCTCTACATCCTCGCGGCGCAACTGCTCGCGGCGCGCGATCCGGTCTATGTCGAGGATCCGGGCTACGTCGAGGCGCGCATGGCCTTCCGCCGCGCCGGCGGACGGATCGTCCCGGGCGCCGTCGACGACCAGGGGCTCACCCTGCCGACGCGCGCCAGCGGCTCGATCCAGGTGATCTACACCACGCCGTCGCGTCAGTTTCCCACCGGCGTCTCGCTCTCGCTGCCGCGGCGGCTCGCACTGATCGACTTCGCCGGGCGCACCAAGGCCTGGGTGATCGAGGACGACTACGACTCCGAGCTGCGCTACGGCGCCGCGCCGCTGCCCAGCCTGCAGAGCCTCGATCGCAGCGGGCGGGTCATCTACGTCGGCACGTTCAGCAAGCTGCTCTTCCCCTCGCTGCGGCTGGGCTACGTCGTCGTGCCCGAGCCGCTCGTCGAAGGCTTCGTCGAGCTCAAGCATCTGCTCGACGACCATCTGCCGCTCGTCGACCAGGCGACGCTCGCGCTCTTTCTCGAGAGCGGTGCGTTCTACACCCACATCCGGCGTTGCCGCCGTGCCTACGCCGAACGCCAGCAGCTCTTCCTCGCGCTCTGTGCCAAGGCGGGGTTGCCGCTCGAGTTTCCCTACACCGACGGCGGGATGAACCTCGCCGGCCTGCTCCCCGAGGGGGAGCTGGACGCGGCGATCGCGGCTCGCCTGCGCGAGGCCGGCCTGGACGTCCCGCCGCTCTCGCAGTACGCCATCCAGGCGGGGCGCCCCGGTCTGGTCTTCGGCTTCACCGCCTTCGCGCCGGCGACGATCCGCAAGTCGTTCGACACCTTGACGCGGCTGCTCGGTGAGCCTCCGCGCCGTGCCGCCGGCCGTTGA
- a CDS encoding HNH endonuclease, which produces MRYWWVNQNQTFRQEFGGGYLWSPKRKADGHRNAFYESMREVAPGDLVFSFADTRIRAFGLVRSHAYENPKPAEFGSAGRNWESVGWRVDVEWHPVHTVVRPVEWMEFLRPLLPAKYSPLLPDGRGVQAVYLAELSKPLALQLAHLVGSEVEAIARTETVAEVAADTAHPELALWEEHLRRRIEDDASLPDTEREALVLARRGQGLFRQRVQLLEQRCRVTGVDRLEHLRASHCKPWRDSDNAERLDGENGLLLTPSIDHLFDRGFISFREDGRLLVSPVAHGPSLARMGVPVDRELFVGGFSTGQGRYLEFHRDQVWLAAQRTGG; this is translated from the coding sequence ATGCGCTACTGGTGGGTCAACCAGAACCAGACCTTCCGCCAGGAGTTCGGCGGCGGTTATCTCTGGTCGCCCAAGCGCAAGGCGGACGGGCATCGCAACGCCTTCTACGAGTCGATGCGCGAGGTGGCGCCGGGGGATCTGGTGTTCTCGTTCGCCGACACGCGCATCCGGGCCTTCGGGTTGGTGCGGTCGCACGCCTACGAGAATCCGAAGCCCGCGGAGTTCGGCTCGGCGGGGCGCAACTGGGAGAGCGTCGGCTGGCGGGTCGATGTCGAGTGGCACCCGGTGCACACGGTCGTGCGGCCCGTCGAGTGGATGGAGTTCCTGCGTCCGCTGCTCCCAGCCAAGTACTCTCCCCTGCTGCCCGACGGGCGCGGCGTGCAGGCCGTCTACCTCGCCGAGCTATCCAAGCCTCTGGCCCTGCAGCTCGCCCACCTCGTGGGGAGTGAGGTCGAGGCGATCGCGCGGACCGAGACCGTCGCCGAGGTCGCCGCCGACACCGCGCATCCCGAGCTTGCCCTGTGGGAGGAGCACCTTCGCCGGCGCATCGAGGACGACGCCTCGCTTCCCGACACCGAGCGCGAAGCGCTCGTGCTCGCCCGCCGCGGCCAGGGCCTCTTCCGCCAGCGGGTGCAGCTCCTCGAACAGCGCTGCCGCGTCACCGGCGTCGATCGCCTCGAGCACCTGCGCGCCAGCCACTGCAAGCCGTGGCGCGACAGCGACAACGCCGAGCGGCTCGACGGGGAGAACGGGCTGCTGCTGACGCCGTCGATCGACCATCTGTTCGATCGGGGGTTCATCTCTTTCCGCGAGGACGGGCGGCTGCTCGTGTCGCCGGTGGCCCACGGCCCGTCGCTCGCACGGATGGGCGTGCCGGTCGATCGCGAGCTGTTCGTGGGCGGGTTCAGCACCGGGCAGGGGCGGTATCTCGAGTTCCATCGCGACCAGGTGTGGCTCGCGGCGCAGCGAACGGGAGGGTGA
- a CDS encoding SGNH/GDSL hydrolase family protein, with amino-acid sequence MRPLLGPATVLSLLVAASFPASAQVVDHRHLAAVPTLPQATIDAIATQRWLFTHASVGGNMVAGLDDLHALDATHYPLTTAWVGFDSANNRAAAPPATTYGGTVYECQRGNPGWAAKLTIFDNSVRLAGWRLPKVDVVMDKLCYIDQDADAVTYAATMTALRAAYPATAFVYTTMPLTTGEDADNVLRNQYNQAVRTHCAATGAVLFDLADMEAYDASGVPQTFVSGGHVYQKLDAGCTDDGGHLNVAGRQRIAAGWYAVAAILVNHPVFWSDFEQGAIAGWKKYP; translated from the coding sequence ATGCGCCCGCTTCTCGGTCCGGCCACGGTGCTGTCCCTGCTCGTCGCCGCCAGCTTCCCCGCATCCGCCCAGGTCGTCGATCATCGCCACCTCGCCGCGGTCCCCACCCTGCCGCAGGCGACGATCGACGCGATCGCCACGCAGCGCTGGCTCTTCACCCACGCCTCGGTCGGCGGCAACATGGTCGCAGGGCTCGACGATCTCCACGCCCTCGACGCGACCCACTATCCGTTGACCACCGCCTGGGTCGGCTTCGACTCGGCGAACAACCGCGCCGCCGCGCCGCCGGCGACGACCTACGGCGGCACGGTCTACGAGTGCCAGCGCGGCAATCCGGGCTGGGCGGCCAAGCTCACCATCTTCGACAACTCGGTGCGCCTCGCCGGCTGGCGCCTGCCGAAGGTCGACGTGGTGATGGACAAGCTCTGCTACATCGACCAGGACGCCGACGCCGTGACCTACGCGGCGACGATGACGGCGCTGCGCGCCGCCTATCCCGCGACCGCCTTCGTCTACACGACGATGCCGCTGACCACCGGCGAAGACGCCGACAACGTCCTGCGCAACCAGTACAACCAGGCGGTGCGCACCCACTGTGCGGCGACCGGCGCGGTGCTCTTCGACCTCGCCGACATGGAGGCGTACGACGCGAGCGGCGTTCCCCAGACCTTCGTCTCGGGCGGCCACGTCTACCAGAAGCTCGACGCCGGCTGCACCGACGACGGCGGCCACCTGAACGTCGCCGGGCGGCAGCGCATCGCCGCCGGCTGGTACGCCGTCGCGGCGATCCTGGTCAACCATCCGGTCTTCTGGTCGGACTTCGAGCAGGGCGCGATTGCCGGCTGGAAGAAGTACCCCTGA
- a CDS encoding DUF2442 domain-containing protein has translation MIPRLVEVYPLAGHSLRLRFADGTEGSVALVAELWGPVFEPLRDPERFSEVRLHPELHTAVWPNGADFAPEFLYELVRSAAGPTPVASGEPARG, from the coding sequence ATGATCCCCCGACTTGTCGAGGTGTACCCGTTGGCTGGTCACTCGCTTCGGCTGAGATTCGCCGACGGTACCGAAGGTAGCGTAGCGCTCGTCGCCGAGCTGTGGGGGCCGGTGTTCGAACCGCTGCGCGATCCCGAGCGTTTCTCCGAGGTGCGTCTTCACCCGGAGCTGCACACGGCGGTCTGGCCGAATGGAGCCGACTTCGCGCCGGAATTCCTCTACGAGCTCGTCCGCTCCGCCGCCGGACCGACTCCGGTGGCGTCGGGTGAGCCGGCCCGCGGCTAG
- a CDS encoding DUF4160 domain-containing protein yields MPELCRFLGIVIAMFYREHGPPHFHATYGDYEVVVGIADGSVSGRFPRRALGLVLEWAELHRTELEANWERARLREPLAPIAPLE; encoded by the coding sequence GTGCCGGAGCTCTGTCGATTCCTCGGGATCGTCATCGCGATGTTCTACCGCGAGCACGGCCCACCGCACTTTCACGCCACCTACGGCGACTACGAGGTCGTCGTGGGGATCGCCGACGGATCGGTCTCGGGTCGTTTCCCACGTCGTGCACTCGGGCTAGTGCTCGAGTGGGCCGAGCTGCACCGCACGGAGCTCGAGGCGAATTGGGAGCGGGCTCGTCTGCGCGAGCCGTTGGCGCCGATCGCACCGTTGGAGTAG